The genomic stretch GACAGAAATTTGAGTCGGTGAACGAAATCGGGGCGGGTAATGTATGCGCGGTAACCGGACTCAGCCAAGCGAGACCTGGAGAGGGCTTAGGGATAGAGGAGGCTTCAGATACACCGGTCTTGACACCGGTGCTGTCTTATCGGATTATTCTACCATTAGACTGTGACCCCAGGGTCATGATTCCTAAATTACGTCAGATCGAAGAGGAAGAGCCGGAACTCCATGTGGTCTGGGATGAACAGTTACAGGAAATACAGGTTCAAATCATGGGCGAGGTGCAGATTGAGATTCTGCAGAGCCTTATCCAAGACCGTTTCGGGGTTGAGGTGGCCTTTGATGAGGGGAGAATTCTCTATAAAGAGACGATTGCCAATAGAGTAGAGGGAGTAGGGCATTTTGAACCCTTACGTCATTATGCGGAAGTCCATCTGGTGTTGGAACCGGGTGAACCAGGCAGTGGTCTACAGTTGGGGGCAGAATGCAGTGAGGATAACTTGAGTAAGAGCTGGCAAAGACTTGTCCTAACCCATCTGGCTGAAAAGGAACATATAGGAGTTCTCACCGGCTCAGAGATTACCGATATGAAAATTACCCTCGTGGCGGGTCGAGCGCATACGAAGCATACAGAGGGTGGGGATTTCAGAGAGGCCACCTACCGAGCAGTACGTCAGGGATTGATGGAGGCAGAATCCATTCTGTTGGAACCTTATTATGCCTTTCAGCTGGAATTGCCTGTGAAAATGGTCGGCAGAGCGATGACCGATATTGAGAAGATGCGGGGTACTTGCGCAATAGCTCAAACCAATGACGAGATGACGGTTCTTGTGGGCAGCGCCCCGGTGATTACCATGAAGAATTATCAGAAAGAGGTAGTTGCCTATACGAAGGGTCTGGGCCGACTGTTTTGTAGTCTGAAAGGGTATGAACCCTGCCACAATGAGTCAGAGGTCATCACAAGCATCGGCTATGATCCGGAAAAAGATTTCGGAAACCCGACAGGATCAGTATTTTGTGCTCATGGTACGGGCTATTTAGTAGCTTGGGATGAAGTGAAGAGCCATATGCATCTCGAAAGCTATCTGCAGAAAAGAGCTGATTCAGAAGGAGAAACTGTTCAAAACTACACTAGCTACACAGAAGAGAAATGGATCAGCTTAGACGAGATTGATAAAATTATCAACAGCACCTTTTATGCGAATCAAGGGAAGAAATCTGCTTGGAGAAAACGCAGAACAGCCCGCGATAGTCATTATGAATCAACGACCCCCGTTTTCAGAGAGATGGAAAGCAAGGAAGAATATCTTCTGGTCGATGGCTATAATATCATCCATGCCTGGCCCGAGCTGAAAGAGTTAGTTGAAGACCATATGGAAGGTGCCAGAATAAAGCTGCTGGATAGTCTCAGTAATTATCAGGGGATTCGCAAGTGCCAGATTATCGTTGTGTTTGATGCTCACCTTGTGCAGGGGCATAGGGAGGAAGCCATCGACTACCAGAATATCCATCTGGTATTTACCAAAGAGGCCCAAACGGCAGATCAATATATCGAAAGATTTGCTCATGACAATCGGAAAAGATATCAGATAACAGTTGCCACTTCTGACGGTCTGGAGCAGATAATTATTAGGGGAGCAGGATGTTCCCTGTTATCCGCCAGAGAGCTGAAATTGGAGATCGAGGGTGCCAAGGAAAGAATGATGCAGGACTTCCAAGAAGCAAAGCGTGGCGAGCGTAATTATCTAAGCGATGCCTTATCGCCTGAGGTAAAAGAACAGCTCGAGCAAGTTAAGAAAAGCCCCTAAGCCCCAGCAGAATGATTGGATAGATTTAGTAATTAATGCTAAAATGATATGAAAATAGTTTTAATATGTAGTGGAGGTTATGAATATGAGCGACAATAAAACACATCAAAACTTGATGGAAGCCTTTGCCGGAGAATCACAAGCGAACAGAAAATATCTTGCCTACGCAAAGAAGGCTGAGCAAGAAGGAAAGCTTAACGCAGCCAAGCTCTTTAGAGCGGCATCTGATGCCGAAACCCTTCATGCCCTCAAAGAGTTTGAGATTGCCGGAAAAATTGGTTCGACCAGTGAAAACTTAAAGGATGGGGTTGCTGGGGAGACCTATGAGTATCAGAGTATGTATCCTGGATTTATCGAAACAGCTAAAGAAGAGGGAAATAAAGCTGCCGTAGCTGTCTTTACTTTTGCGATGAAGGCTGAAGAAGTTCATGCTAAGCTCTATCAAGAAGCGTTAGAAAATATGGATGAAGCAGAGGAAGTATTTTATTACTTATGTCCGGTCTGTGGAAATATCGAAAAAGTGGTACCTGAAAAGTGTAGTATTTGTGGAATTTCTGGCGAGAAATTCATTAAATACTAAGAACAATTAGGAAAAAAACAAGGAGCGTTTAGAAAAATTTCTAAACGCTCCTTGTTTTGGAAGCAAATGCGGCATAATTTTAAACTTTGTGGCAAGATTACTTTCTGGTATGATTACATTAGTTTAGTTGCTAACCATACGCAAGTAAGAATAGTTGCACAGGCAATAGGAGTAATAACATATGACTACTTCACGAGAAACAAAAATCATTGCGCGCATTCGCACGGATTTCCCTACCAAATTCGGAATTCCCCGTCAAAGTGGCCTGATCGACAATTTGAAGGCAGTGGTTGTCTTCGAACCTGAGTACCGCAATCCCGATGCCTTGCGTGGGTTAGAGGGATTCTCACACATCTGGTTGATCTGGGAATTTTCCGAAGCCCTGCGTGACACATGGTCGCCCACAGTGCGCCCTCCACGTCTGGGCGGTAATACTCGGATGGGAGTTTTTGCGACCCGATCTCCTTTTCGGCCAAACGCAATTGGTCTTTCCTCAGTTAAGCTTGAGGGTATCGAAACACATCCGGATCTCGGGCCTGTACTGCATGTTTCCGGTGCTGATCTGATGGACAAGACCCCTATTTACGATATTAAACCTTACCTAGCGTACACCGATTGTCACCCGGAAGCCGTGGGAGGCTTCATTGAGCCCCTTCAGGCAAAGGTGCTTGAAGTAGAGTTTCCCGAGCAATGGCTCCGACTTGTATCTGAGGACCGACGCGAGGCGATTTTGAGGGTGCTGGCTCATGACCCAAGGCCGTCTTATCAAAAGGACCCGAAGCGTATCTATGGGCTTGAATTTGCTGGATTTGACATCCGTTTCACAGTGCAGGACAATTTGCTTTCCGTTTGTGAAGTGGTGTGCAGAACCGACCAATCCTAGGAAGTCGTGATTGGTATTTCTGGTTGTGTTTATCTAAAAAAGATATTAAAATGTTGTATGGGCTAATTATCTGCAATGCAACATTTTTTGCTTATAAGGAGGAATTGTGATGAGCAGAGAGGGAATCGCTTTTAAAATACGTTCGCTAACACATCTTTGTAAGCGTTACGCAGTGAATTCCGACCATTTCCAATTCGAAAAAAGCATTACAGCCACTAACATTTGGATTATTGATTATTTAATCGAGCATATGGATGAAGATATTTATCAAAAAGACTTGGAGACTATGTTCACAGTCAACCGATCAACAACCTCCAAAGTGATTAAACTCATGGAGCAGAAAGGATTGATTGAGCGACAGGCCGTGCCGAATGACGCACGACTAAAAAAACTGTTACTTACCCCCAAAGCACTTGGAATACACAAAATGCTCATTGAGGATATAACTAAGCTCGAAAAACAAATGGTACGTGGTTTTAGAGATGAGGAAATAAGACAGCTTTCCTCCTATATTGGTAGAATGAAGGCAAATCTACAAGAAGGATTAACCAATGATTAAAAAGCTTGCCCGTAGTATCAGGCAATATAAAAAAGCAACTCTATTGATCCCTCTTTTTGTCACTCTAGAGGTGATTGTGGAGGTCATCATTCCCATATTAATGGCTAAGCTCATTGATTATGGCATTGATGCCGGAGACATGAATTACGTACTTAAAATGGGAGCAGCACTTTTTATCGCTGCTTTGATTAGCTTGCTCTTTGGTATCCTAGCCGGACGGACCTCCGCTGTAGCCTCGGCGGGCTTCGCCCAAAATCTCCGGAGGGATATATTTTATAATGTCCAGCACTTTTCCTTTTCAAATATTGACAAGTTCTCTACGGCAAGCATTATTACCCGTCTCACCACAGATGTGACCAATGTACAGAATTCTTTCCAGATGCTGACCCGCATGGCGATGCGGAGTCCGGTGATGCTGGTTTTTTCTTTGATTGTATCCTTTAGTATTGATCCGCAGTTGTCTCTGATTTTCCTCGTCAGTATTCCTATCCTCGGTGTGGGGCTTTGGCTTATCATGAGCAATGCGCATCCTGTTTTTGAAAGGGTGTTTAAGACCTATGATAAGCTGAATAATGTGGTTCAGGAAAACTTGCGTGGCATGCGGGTAGTCAAGTCCTTTGTTCGTGAAGATTATGAGAATGATAAATTCATGGACATCTCCAACCGGATCTTTAAGGACTTCACTAAAGCCGAAAGATTGGTTGCCATGGTCATGCCCCTGATGCAGTTTTGCATGTATGCCTGTATCCTCTTAGTTTCTTGGTTTGGTGCGAGAGCCATTGTCGCTTCCGGAGGGAACCCTGTGAATGGGCTTTCCACAGGGGAGCTTTTAAGCCTCATAACCTATGCAACACAGATTCTAATCAGCCTCATGATGCTTTCCATGGTTTTTGTGATGCTGACTATTTCCCGTGCCTCTGCTGAGAGAATCGTCGAAATTCTTGATGAAGAAAGCAATCTCCGGAACGGTCTACAGCCCATCTTTAACCTTAAGGATGGGGAAATTCGCTTTGAAAATGTTAACTTTAGCTATGGAAAGCAAGGGGATAAGCTGGTTTTGGATCAGATCAACCTGACCATTAAATCCGGTGAAACCATTGGTGTTCTCGGTGGAACGGGGTCCTCTAAATCAACCTTAGTTTCGCTGATTCCCAGACTTTATGATGTGACACAAGGCAAGGTTACCGTGGGCGGAGTGGATGTCCGAGACTATGATATTGAAACCTTACGCAACGGAGTGGCCATGGTTCTGCAAAAGAATGAACTTTTTTCAGGGACCATTAAGGACAATCTGCGTTGGGGTAATGAGCTTGCTACTGAAGAAGAAATGATTCATGCCTGTAAACTCGCTCAGGCCCATGATTTTATTGAAAGCTTCCCGGAAAAATATGATACCCTCATTGAACAGGGTGGCACGAATGTATCGGGAGGACAAAAGCAACGGCTTTGCATCGCTCGTGCTTTATTAAAGAAGCCAAAGATTCTTATTCTTGATGACTCGACAAGTGCAGTGGATACGAAAACCGATGCCCAGATTCGCAGAGCTCTGCGTGTCGAAATCCCAGGGACAACGAAGATTATCATTGCCCAACGGGTATCCTCTGTTCAAGATGCCGATAAAATCGTGGTCATGGACGATGGAAAAATCGTTGCTATCGGAAAGCATGAGGGACTGCTGGATTCTTGCCCAATCTATCTTGAAGTGTTTGAATCACAAGCCAAGGGAGGGAAGAATAATGGGGATGAGTAAAGGGTTCTCTCGTTCTTCCCAGGGCAGGATGCCTGGAGGTAAGCCGCCAAAGGCCAAGTTAAATCCTTTGACAGTGAAGCGGCTCCTTTCCTATATGAAGAATTATAAGCTGCATCTTTTGTTAGTTATGTTCAGCATCATCATTAGCTCCATAGCTAGTGTTATGTTGGCCTTGTTTTTACAAACCTTAATTGATGACTATATTTCCCCACTCTTACTGGAAGCCGTGCCGAACTTCGCGGGATTGTTGCGGATAATCTTAGTGATGGCCGGGATTTATCTAACGGGAGTCTTAGCCACCTTCTTTTATAGCCGGATTATGGCTTCCATCACCCAAGGAACCTTGAAAAAGATTCGGGATGATATGTTCGCGCATATGCAAAAATTGCCCATTAAATATTTTGATTCCCATACCCATGGGGATGTCATGAGCCATTATACAAATGATACGGATACTTTGCGACAGATGATATCCCAGAGTATACCTCAGACCTTTTCCTCTTTGATTACTCTTGTCGCGGTATTTTTCGCGATGCTCTACCTCAGTGTATGGCTTACTGTATTCGTTGTCCTCTGTATCTTTTTCATGTTGAAGGTAGTAGGCAGCATTGTCGGCAAGAGTGGCATGTACTTTGTTAAGCAACAGCAGTCATTAGGTGACTTGAATGGCTATATTGAAGAGATGATCAATGGGCAGAAGGTTGTGAAGGTCTTTACCCATGAGAAAAGGACTAAAGATATTTTTGATCTCAAAAACCAAGAACTTT from Desulfitobacterium dichloroeliminans LMG P-21439 encodes the following:
- a CDS encoding translation factor GTPase family protein, which codes for MKNLVIGILAHVDAGKTTLSESMLYLSGKIGKLGRVDTKDAYLDTYELERARGITIFAKQAIFEMGETQFTLLDTPGHVDFSAEMERTLQALDYAILVVSGSDGVQGHTQTLWRLLHKYRIPVFIFVNKMDQMGTNPEKVREELKKQLAEGCIEFGEIGTDEFYDQLAMCDEALLEEYLETGHVASAQIQKAIQERKVFPCFFGSALKLEGVEQLLQGIIHYSIVPDYPKEFGAKIFKITRDEQGNRLTHLKITGGKLKVKDILMNGDWQEKVNQIRVYSGQKFESVNEIGAGNVCAVTGLSQARPGEGLGIEEASDTPVLTPVLSYRIILPLDCDPRVMIPKLRQIEEEEPELHVVWDEQLQEIQVQIMGEVQIEILQSLIQDRFGVEVAFDEGRILYKETIANRVEGVGHFEPLRHYAEVHLVLEPGEPGSGLQLGAECSEDNLSKSWQRLVLTHLAEKEHIGVLTGSEITDMKITLVAGRAHTKHTEGGDFREATYRAVRQGLMEAESILLEPYYAFQLELPVKMVGRAMTDIEKMRGTCAIAQTNDEMTVLVGSAPVITMKNYQKEVVAYTKGLGRLFCSLKGYEPCHNESEVITSIGYDPEKDFGNPTGSVFCAHGTGYLVAWDEVKSHMHLESYLQKRADSEGETVQNYTSYTEEKWISLDEIDKIINSTFYANQGKKSAWRKRRTARDSHYESTTPVFREMESKEEYLLVDGYNIIHAWPELKELVEDHMEGARIKLLDSLSNYQGIRKCQIIVVFDAHLVQGHREEAIDYQNIHLVFTKEAQTADQYIERFAHDNRKRYQITVATSDGLEQIIIRGAGCSLLSARELKLEIEGAKERMMQDFQEAKRGERNYLSDALSPEVKEQLEQVKKSP
- a CDS encoding rubrerythrin family protein, which gives rise to MSDNKTHQNLMEAFAGESQANRKYLAYAKKAEQEGKLNAAKLFRAASDAETLHALKEFEIAGKIGSTSENLKDGVAGETYEYQSMYPGFIETAKEEGNKAAVAVFTFAMKAEEVHAKLYQEALENMDEAEEVFYYLCPVCGNIEKVVPEKCSICGISGEKFIKY
- the tsaA gene encoding tRNA (N6-threonylcarbamoyladenosine(37)-N6)-methyltransferase TrmO, translating into MTTSRETKIIARIRTDFPTKFGIPRQSGLIDNLKAVVVFEPEYRNPDALRGLEGFSHIWLIWEFSEALRDTWSPTVRPPRLGGNTRMGVFATRSPFRPNAIGLSSVKLEGIETHPDLGPVLHVSGADLMDKTPIYDIKPYLAYTDCHPEAVGGFIEPLQAKVLEVEFPEQWLRLVSEDRREAILRVLAHDPRPSYQKDPKRIYGLEFAGFDIRFTVQDNLLSVCEVVCRTDQS
- a CDS encoding MarR family winged helix-turn-helix transcriptional regulator, which produces MSREGIAFKIRSLTHLCKRYAVNSDHFQFEKSITATNIWIIDYLIEHMDEDIYQKDLETMFTVNRSTTSKVIKLMEQKGLIERQAVPNDARLKKLLLTPKALGIHKMLIEDITKLEKQMVRGFRDEEIRQLSSYIGRMKANLQEGLTND
- a CDS encoding ABC transporter ATP-binding protein, translated to MIKKLARSIRQYKKATLLIPLFVTLEVIVEVIIPILMAKLIDYGIDAGDMNYVLKMGAALFIAALISLLFGILAGRTSAVASAGFAQNLRRDIFYNVQHFSFSNIDKFSTASIITRLTTDVTNVQNSFQMLTRMAMRSPVMLVFSLIVSFSIDPQLSLIFLVSIPILGVGLWLIMSNAHPVFERVFKTYDKLNNVVQENLRGMRVVKSFVREDYENDKFMDISNRIFKDFTKAERLVAMVMPLMQFCMYACILLVSWFGARAIVASGGNPVNGLSTGELLSLITYATQILISLMMLSMVFVMLTISRASAERIVEILDEESNLRNGLQPIFNLKDGEIRFENVNFSYGKQGDKLVLDQINLTIKSGETIGVLGGTGSSKSTLVSLIPRLYDVTQGKVTVGGVDVRDYDIETLRNGVAMVLQKNELFSGTIKDNLRWGNELATEEEMIHACKLAQAHDFIESFPEKYDTLIEQGGTNVSGGQKQRLCIARALLKKPKILILDDSTSAVDTKTDAQIRRALRVEIPGTTKIIIAQRVSSVQDADKIVVMDDGKIVAIGKHEGLLDSCPIYLEVFESQAKGGKNNGDE